Proteins encoded by one window of Yersinia massiliensis:
- a CDS encoding ABC transporter permease produces the protein MPAHPTPVNEEETYQDTGFSWRRLRALCRKETRQILRDPSSGLIAFVIPLLLLFIFGYGINLDSSKLHVGILMEQQSKPAQDLANAFASSPYIMPQISDDRQALIQAMQAGKIRGLIVIPNDFAEQLARPESKAPIQVITDGSEPNTANFVQGYAQGVWQIWQQQQAQNLGQKNDPLIEVQVRYWFNPAAISRHFIIPGAITIIMTVIGAILTSLVIAREWERGTMEALLSTQVTRSELLLSKLIPYYVLGMVAMTLCMVVAVFVLGVPYRGSLWILFIMTSLFLASTLGMGLLISTITRNQFNAAMVALNAAFLPAVMLSGFIFQIDSMPAVVRAVTYIIPARYFVSSLQTLFLAGNIGTVLVVNLLFLVASAAVFIGLTAWKTQRRLD, from the coding sequence ATGCCAGCACATCCTACGCCAGTAAATGAGGAAGAAACTTATCAGGACACCGGTTTTTCTTGGCGTCGCCTACGGGCTTTGTGCCGTAAAGAGACGCGGCAGATTCTGCGTGACCCCAGTAGCGGCTTGATAGCCTTCGTCATCCCCTTGTTGTTGCTGTTTATTTTTGGCTACGGCATCAATCTGGACTCCAGCAAGCTACATGTTGGTATTCTGATGGAGCAACAGAGTAAACCGGCGCAAGATTTGGCGAACGCGTTTGCCAGTTCGCCCTATATCATGCCGCAAATCAGTGATGATCGTCAGGCGCTAATTCAAGCCATGCAAGCGGGTAAAATTCGTGGCTTAATCGTTATTCCGAATGATTTCGCCGAACAACTTGCTCGACCAGAAAGCAAAGCGCCCATTCAGGTGATTACGGATGGCAGTGAGCCGAATACCGCCAACTTTGTGCAAGGTTACGCACAAGGCGTCTGGCAAATCTGGCAACAGCAACAGGCACAAAATCTGGGGCAAAAAAATGACCCGCTGATTGAAGTGCAGGTGCGCTATTGGTTTAACCCCGCCGCCATCAGCCGGCACTTTATTATTCCCGGCGCGATAACCATTATTATGACGGTGATTGGTGCCATTCTAACGTCGCTGGTCATCGCCCGTGAATGGGAGCGCGGCACCATGGAGGCCTTGCTGTCGACGCAGGTGACACGCAGTGAGTTGTTGCTCTCGAAGCTGATTCCTTATTACGTCCTCGGCATGGTGGCCATGACACTCTGTATGGTGGTGGCGGTGTTTGTTCTGGGCGTACCCTATCGCGGATCGCTGTGGATACTGTTCATCATGACCAGCCTCTTCTTAGCCAGCACGCTGGGGATGGGGCTATTAATTTCGACCATCACGCGAAATCAATTCAATGCCGCCATGGTGGCACTAAACGCTGCATTTTTACCTGCGGTAATGCTCTCGGGCTTCATATTCCAAATTGACAGCATGCCCGCCGTTGTCCGTGCCGTGACCTATATCATTCCTGCCCGCTACTTTGTCAGCAGCTTACAAACGCTGTTCCTCGCAGGGAATATTGGCACCGTATTAGTGGTTAATCTGTTGTTCCTGGTGGCTTCCGCCGCGGTATTTATCGGCCTCACGGCATGGAAAACACAGCGCAGATTAGATTGA
- a CDS encoding ATP-binding cassette domain-containing protein: protein MNGIQHLITLDGVEKRFPELDHPAVASLTTEIRSGAVTGLVGPDGAGKTTLLRMLAGLLKPSQGKMEVVGLDPLENDRQLHSILGYMPQKFGLYEDLTVMENLTLYADLRGVIGEERRQTFERLLTFTDLTRFTERLAGKLSGGMKQKLGLACTLVGQPKVLLLDEPGVGVDPISRRELWRMVHELANDGMLILWSTSYLDEAEQCREVLLLNEGKLLYSGAPQDLTQRMSGRTILVAAQSGAHRKLLQHALTLPQVSDGVIQGKYVRLILKQDVDHSQILPLLNQPNAEIIEAEPRFEDAFIDLLGGGPASESALAKIMPKVAGSHEDTVIEAQELTKKFGDFAATDHVNFQVKRGEIFGLLGPNGAGKSTTFKMMCGLLVPSSGNALVLGMDLKTSSGKARQHLGYMAQKFSLYGNLTVEQNLKFFSGVYGLRGKTQRDKIADMTSAFNFTPILKQTPDALPLGFKQRLALACALMHEPDILFLDEPTSGVDPLTRREFWLHINGMVDKGVTVMVTTHFMDEAEYCDRIGLVYRGKIIAAGTPDELKQQVATDEMLNPSMEEAFIGLVQRYDQQHDKGQQS from the coding sequence ATGAATGGAATCCAGCATCTCATTACTCTGGATGGCGTTGAGAAACGCTTCCCTGAACTGGATCACCCTGCTGTCGCCAGCCTGACGACCGAGATCCGCAGTGGTGCCGTGACCGGCTTAGTGGGGCCGGATGGCGCTGGTAAAACCACGTTGCTACGGATGTTAGCTGGGTTACTCAAACCTAGCCAAGGCAAAATGGAGGTCGTCGGTCTTGATCCGCTGGAAAACGATCGCCAGCTTCATTCCATCCTCGGATACATGCCACAAAAGTTTGGTTTATATGAAGATCTGACGGTGATGGAGAATCTGACGCTGTATGCCGATCTGCGTGGCGTCATCGGTGAAGAGCGCCGCCAGACCTTTGAGCGCCTGCTGACGTTTACCGATTTGACCCGCTTTACCGAACGCTTAGCAGGAAAACTGTCTGGCGGGATGAAACAAAAACTGGGCTTGGCTTGTACCTTGGTCGGCCAACCCAAAGTGTTATTACTTGATGAGCCCGGAGTCGGGGTTGACCCTATCTCACGCCGCGAGTTATGGCGCATGGTGCATGAGTTGGCGAACGATGGCATGCTCATTTTGTGGAGCACATCCTATCTTGATGAAGCCGAGCAATGCCGTGAAGTGTTGCTACTGAATGAAGGCAAGTTGCTGTACAGCGGCGCACCGCAAGACCTCACCCAGCGCATGAGTGGACGCACGATTTTGGTTGCCGCCCAAAGTGGCGCTCACCGCAAGCTGTTACAGCATGCTCTAACATTGCCGCAGGTCAGTGACGGGGTTATTCAGGGCAAATATGTGCGTCTCATCCTGAAACAGGATGTCGACCACAGCCAAATATTACCCCTGCTCAATCAACCCAATGCAGAAATCATCGAAGCGGAACCACGCTTTGAAGATGCGTTTATTGATTTGTTGGGTGGCGGCCCTGCCAGTGAATCCGCATTGGCGAAAATCATGCCTAAAGTTGCCGGTAGCCATGAAGATACGGTGATTGAGGCGCAAGAGTTAACGAAAAAATTTGGTGATTTTGCCGCCACCGACCACGTCAATTTCCAAGTAAAACGCGGCGAGATATTTGGCCTACTGGGGCCAAATGGGGCCGGTAAATCCACCACCTTTAAAATGATGTGCGGCTTGTTAGTCCCCAGCTCCGGTAATGCATTGGTATTGGGGATGGATCTGAAAACCAGCTCCGGCAAAGCGAGGCAGCATTTAGGCTATATGGCGCAGAAATTCTCGCTGTATGGCAATTTGACCGTTGAACAAAACCTGAAGTTTTTCTCGGGTGTTTATGGCCTGCGGGGTAAAACGCAGCGTGACAAAATCGCCGATATGACCTCAGCATTTAATTTCACGCCGATCCTCAAGCAGACACCAGACGCATTGCCACTCGGTTTTAAACAGCGGCTAGCACTGGCCTGTGCTTTGATGCATGAACCCGATATTTTATTTCTTGATGAGCCAACCTCTGGCGTTGACCCGCTAACCCGCCGTGAATTCTGGCTACATATCAATGGCATGGTCGATAAAGGCGTCACAGTAATGGTGACCACACACTTTATGGATGAAGCCGAATACTGCGACCGTATCGGCTTGGTTTATCGTGGCAAGATTATTGCTGCTGGCACACCGGATGAACTCAAACAGCAAGTCGCCACCGATGAAATGCTCAACCCCTCCATGGAAGAAGCCTTTATCGGGTTAGTTCAGCGCTATGATCAGCAACATGATAAGGGGCAACAGTCATGA
- the hlyD gene encoding secretion protein HlyD encodes MNRKKIVVAVVIVALLAAIGYGWSYYRQQHDSTLTLYGNVDIRTVNLGFRVGGRLASLAVDEGDDIKPGQLLGKLDDGPYINALKQAQANVQSAQAQLALLKAGYRDEEIAQVKSEVSQREAAFSYADSFLKRQQGLWASKATSANELENARTARNQAQANLQASKDKLAQYLSGNRPQEIAQAEANLAQAEAELAQAQLNLQDATLLSPSSGTVLTRAVEPGTILSASNTVFTLSLTDPVWVRAYVSERNLDKAIPGTQVEVFTDGRPNKPYHGKIGFVSPTAEFTPKSVETPDLRTDLVYRLRIIITDADESLRQGMPVTVRFAQP; translated from the coding sequence ATGAATCGCAAAAAGATTGTAGTGGCCGTCGTTATTGTCGCGCTGTTGGCGGCGATAGGTTATGGATGGAGTTATTACCGGCAGCAGCACGACTCGACATTGACGCTATACGGTAATGTGGATATCCGCACGGTCAATCTAGGCTTCCGAGTCGGTGGACGCTTGGCATCATTAGCGGTCGATGAAGGGGATGATATCAAGCCGGGGCAACTGCTCGGTAAACTGGATGATGGCCCTTATATCAATGCCCTCAAGCAGGCGCAGGCCAATGTGCAAAGCGCGCAAGCACAGCTCGCACTACTGAAAGCGGGATACCGCGATGAAGAGATAGCACAGGTCAAATCAGAAGTTTCCCAACGTGAAGCCGCATTTAGTTATGCCGATAGCTTCCTCAAACGGCAGCAAGGATTATGGGCCAGCAAGGCCACCTCGGCTAACGAACTGGAAAATGCTCGCACAGCGCGTAATCAAGCACAGGCCAATCTGCAAGCATCCAAAGATAAGCTCGCGCAATATTTAAGTGGTAACCGTCCGCAAGAAATCGCACAGGCGGAGGCAAATTTGGCCCAAGCGGAAGCAGAACTCGCCCAAGCCCAGCTTAATCTGCAAGACGCGACGCTCCTTTCGCCCTCAAGTGGAACGGTGCTCACTCGCGCCGTGGAACCGGGCACCATCTTATCCGCCAGCAATACCGTCTTTACCCTTTCATTGACTGATCCGGTTTGGGTACGGGCTTATGTCAGTGAGCGCAATTTAGATAAAGCCATCCCGGGTACACAAGTTGAAGTTTTCACCGATGGCCGGCCCAACAAGCCTTATCACGGCAAAATTGGTTTTGTGTCACCGACCGCCGAATTTACGCCTAAGAGTGTTGAGACGCCGGACTTGCGGACCGATTTAGTTTATCGCTTGAGAATCATCATCACAGATGCTGATGAATCACTGCGACAAGGTATGCCGGTTACCGTTCGTTTTGCCCAACCTTAA
- the cecR gene encoding transcriptional regulator CecR, with the protein MPHSTSHSSTTSASVTSRGELARQQLIQAATELFGELGLKGATTRDIAQRAGQNIAAITYYFNSKEGLYLAVAQQIADFIQQAFSPLAQEINHFLQQPLHAQTAEQQLHYIRRGLLEFSHLMTQPETLNMSKIMAREQLSPTDAYPLIHAQAIAPLHQKLNVLLAAFIGADASATKTILHTHALIGEVLAFRMGRETIRRQAGWLDIGQAESEMINEVLVEHIDLLLYGLRAKFQHEI; encoded by the coding sequence ATGCCCCATTCCACATCTCATAGCTCAACTACATCAGCCTCGGTCACTAGCCGAGGTGAACTTGCGCGTCAGCAACTGATTCAGGCAGCGACCGAACTCTTCGGGGAATTGGGGCTGAAAGGCGCAACCACCCGAGATATTGCGCAGCGCGCGGGGCAAAATATTGCAGCCATTACCTACTATTTCAACTCCAAAGAAGGTTTGTATCTGGCGGTTGCTCAGCAAATAGCTGACTTTATCCAGCAAGCGTTTTCACCCTTGGCGCAAGAAATTAACCATTTCCTCCAGCAACCTCTTCATGCCCAAACGGCTGAACAACAGTTGCACTACATTCGCCGTGGATTACTGGAATTCAGTCATTTGATGACCCAGCCAGAAACCTTAAACATGAGCAAAATCATGGCGCGTGAGCAGCTTTCGCCCACCGATGCCTATCCGCTGATTCACGCCCAAGCGATCGCACCTTTGCATCAAAAATTGAATGTACTATTGGCCGCATTTATTGGTGCGGATGCCAGTGCGACGAAAACGATTCTTCATACCCACGCATTGATTGGCGAGGTTCTGGCTTTTCGAATGGGGCGCGAGACGATTCGCCGTCAAGCCGGTTGGCTAGACATTGGTCAGGCCGAAAGTGAAATGATCAATGAAGTGCTGGTTGAGCATATTGATCTGCTTCTCTACGGGCTACGCGCCAAGTTTCAGCATGAGATATGA
- the rhlE gene encoding ATP-dependent RNA helicase RhlE → MSFDSLGLNADILRAVEEQGYLVPTPIQSQAIPVVLAGRDLMASAQTGTGKTAGFTLPLLQLLSQNQAPIKGRRPVRALILTPTRELAAQIDENVQSYSKYLKLRSLVVFGGVSINPQMMKLRGGVDILVATPGRLLDLEHQNAVDLSKIEILVLDEADRMLDMGFIHDIRRVLAKLPAKRQNLLFSATFSDEIKGLASKLLHNPASVEVARRNTASEQIAQSVHFVDKNRKRELLSQMIGEGDWQQVLVFTRTKHGANHLAEQLNKDGITAAAIHGNKSQGARTRALADFKDGKIRVLVATDIAARGLDIDQLPHVVNYELPNVPEDYVHRIGRTGRAERTGEAISLVCVDEHKLLRDIERLLKREIPRIALEGYEPDPSIKADPIQNGRQGRGAQRPGMGRGSNAGRSQNGGGAAGRGDSRNSRPRSQADGQRRPAGPSSRGRSRNPGE, encoded by the coding sequence ATGTCATTTGATTCTCTCGGCTTAAATGCCGATATCCTGCGCGCTGTTGAAGAGCAGGGCTACCTTGTGCCGACACCGATTCAAAGTCAGGCAATCCCTGTTGTATTGGCAGGCCGTGATTTAATGGCTAGCGCACAAACTGGTACGGGCAAAACGGCCGGTTTCACCTTGCCGCTGTTGCAGTTGCTTAGCCAGAACCAAGCGCCGATTAAAGGCCGCCGTCCAGTCCGCGCGTTGATTCTAACGCCGACCCGTGAACTGGCTGCGCAGATTGATGAAAACGTACAGAGTTACAGTAAATATTTGAAGTTGCGTTCGCTGGTGGTATTTGGTGGCGTTAGCATCAATCCACAGATGATGAAATTACGCGGTGGCGTCGATATTTTGGTCGCGACCCCAGGCCGTTTACTGGATCTGGAACATCAGAACGCAGTCGACCTCTCCAAGATTGAGATTTTGGTGTTGGACGAAGCTGACCGCATGCTGGATATGGGCTTTATTCACGATATCCGCCGCGTATTGGCAAAACTACCGGCTAAACGCCAGAACCTGCTGTTCTCCGCGACGTTCTCGGATGAGATTAAAGGTTTGGCCAGCAAGCTGTTGCATAATCCGGCATCGGTTGAAGTGGCTCGTCGCAATACCGCTTCCGAGCAAATCGCCCAAAGCGTTCATTTTGTAGATAAAAATCGCAAGCGCGAGTTGTTGTCTCAGATGATCGGCGAAGGTGATTGGCAGCAAGTGTTAGTGTTTACCCGCACTAAACACGGTGCGAACCATTTGGCTGAACAGCTAAATAAAGACGGTATTACCGCGGCTGCTATTCACGGTAACAAGAGTCAGGGCGCGCGTACTCGTGCATTGGCTGATTTTAAAGACGGTAAAATTCGCGTATTGGTGGCGACGGATATCGCGGCTCGTGGCCTAGATATCGATCAGTTGCCGCATGTGGTTAACTATGAGTTGCCAAATGTGCCTGAAGATTACGTCCACCGTATTGGCCGTACTGGCCGTGCAGAACGCACAGGTGAAGCGATTTCACTGGTTTGCGTTGATGAGCATAAACTGCTGCGTGATATTGAGCGTTTGTTGAAGCGTGAAATTCCGCGTATTGCGTTGGAAGGTTATGAACCAGATCCAAGCATTAAAGCGGATCCGATTCAAAATGGTCGCCAAGGCCGTGGTGCGCAACGTCCAGGTATGGGTCGTGGCAGCAATGCAGGGCGCTCACAAAATGGCGGTGGTGCAGCAGGTCGTGGCGATAGCCGTAACAGCCGCCCACGTAGCCAAGCTGATGGTCAGCGTCGCCCAGCCGGTCCGTCTTCTCGCGGGCGCAGCCGTAATCCAGGCGAATAA
- the dusC gene encoding tRNA dihydrouridine(16) synthase DusC: MRVILAPMEGVLDSLVRELLSEVNDYDLCITEFLRVVDQLLPAKSFYRLCPELHNQSRTQSGTLVRVQLLGQYPQWLAENAARAVELGSYGVDLNCGCPSKLVNGSGGGATLLKDPELIYQGAKAMREAVPAHLPVTVKIRLGWDSGDRQFEIADAVQQAGATELAVHGRTKEDGYQAERINWQAIGEIRQRLTIPVIANGEIWDYQSAQACMDMTGCDAVMLGRGALNVPNLSRVVKYNEPRMPWPEVVKLLKKYVQLEKQGDTGLYHVARIKQWLGYLRKEYTEATDLFSQIRALKTSKDIALAIQQIAVYVDEE, from the coding sequence ATGCGGGTAATACTGGCACCGATGGAAGGTGTATTAGATTCACTGGTACGCGAATTACTCAGCGAAGTGAATGATTATGATCTTTGTATCACCGAGTTCCTCAGGGTGGTCGATCAGCTATTGCCTGCAAAGTCCTTCTATCGCCTATGCCCGGAATTGCACAATCAAAGCCGAACTCAGTCAGGCACCTTAGTGCGGGTTCAACTGTTAGGCCAATATCCACAGTGGTTAGCGGAAAATGCCGCCCGTGCGGTAGAACTGGGGTCATATGGTGTCGATCTCAATTGTGGTTGCCCTTCAAAGCTCGTCAATGGGAGTGGCGGTGGGGCCACGTTGCTCAAAGATCCTGAGCTGATATATCAGGGCGCTAAAGCAATGCGTGAAGCTGTACCCGCTCATCTGCCGGTCACGGTTAAAATACGCTTAGGTTGGGATTCTGGTGATCGTCAGTTTGAAATTGCGGATGCCGTGCAGCAGGCCGGTGCAACCGAGCTAGCCGTGCATGGCCGCACGAAAGAAGATGGCTATCAGGCCGAGCGCATTAACTGGCAGGCGATCGGTGAAATTCGCCAGCGTCTAACAATACCGGTGATCGCCAACGGTGAAATCTGGGATTATCAGAGCGCGCAGGCGTGCATGGATATGACAGGCTGCGATGCCGTGATGTTAGGGCGTGGCGCACTGAATGTGCCGAATCTCAGTCGCGTGGTGAAATATAACGAACCGCGCATGCCATGGCCGGAAGTGGTCAAACTCCTGAAGAAATATGTGCAGTTGGAAAAACAGGGCGATACGGGTTTGTATCATGTTGCACGTATCAAACAGTGGTTGGGTTATCTGCGTAAGGAATACACTGAAGCAACAGATTTATTCAGCCAAATACGTGCGCTAAAAACCTCAAAAGATATCGCGCTGGCTATTCAACAAATCGCTGTCTATGTTGATGAAGAATAG
- the pbpG gene encoding D-alanyl-D-alanine endopeptidase — protein MHVKIRSALLSLLLLSTGFSVAPLALAKGGTAEIKGTSPLELASGSAMVVDLQTNKVVYANNADHVVPIASITKLMTAMVVLDAKLPLDEIISVDIHQTKEMKGVFSRVRVNSEISRKDMLLLALMSSENRAAASLAHHYPGGYNAFIKAMNAKAKSLGMTKTRYVEPTGLSIDNVSTARDLTKLLIATKQYPLIGQLSTTTEKMATFRDPNYTLPFRNTNHLVYNDKWNIQLTKTGFTNQAGHCLAMRTVIGNRPVALVVLDAFGKYTHFADANRLRSWMETGKATPIPGAAKSYRLQKDTQARIAQVSE, from the coding sequence ATGCATGTGAAAATCCGTTCTGCACTATTAAGTTTATTGCTTTTATCCACTGGTTTTAGTGTCGCACCTTTGGCTCTCGCCAAGGGGGGAACGGCTGAAATAAAAGGGACGTCTCCGCTGGAATTAGCATCAGGGAGTGCAATGGTGGTTGATTTACAAACCAATAAAGTGGTTTATGCCAACAATGCAGATCACGTTGTTCCCATTGCTTCAATTACTAAGCTGATGACCGCAATGGTGGTATTGGATGCGAAATTACCGCTTGATGAGATTATCTCCGTCGATATTCATCAAACGAAAGAAATGAAAGGCGTATTCTCGCGGGTCCGAGTCAACAGTGAAATTAGCCGTAAAGATATGCTACTGCTGGCGTTGATGTCTTCCGAAAATCGCGCAGCGGCTAGTTTGGCGCATCACTACCCAGGCGGATATAACGCCTTTATTAAGGCAATGAATGCCAAAGCCAAATCTCTGGGCATGACAAAAACGCGCTATGTCGAACCAACAGGTCTGTCGATTGATAATGTCTCGACAGCCCGTGACCTAACCAAGTTGCTAATCGCGACTAAGCAGTACCCGCTGATTGGGCAACTGAGTACCACGACCGAGAAAATGGCGACGTTCCGCGATCCTAACTATACGCTGCCCTTCCGGAATACTAACCATTTGGTTTATAACGATAAGTGGAATATCCAATTAACTAAAACCGGTTTTACTAATCAAGCAGGGCATTGCTTGGCGATGCGTACTGTGATTGGTAATCGTCCTGTTGCACTGGTGGTATTAGATGCTTTTGGCAAATATACCCATTTTGCCGATGCAAACCGTTTACGCAGTTGGATGGAAACCGGTAAAGCAACGCCAATTCCAGGCGCGGCGAAAAGCTATCGTCTGCAAAAAGATACGCAGGCACGGATCGCTCAGGTTTCAGAATAA
- the dld gene encoding D-lactate dehydrogenase produces MNQSNDDKTQILLNKLQQIVGARGLLTGERQTERYRTGFRSGGGAALAVVFPATLLQQWQLLQACVAADTIVIMQAANTGLTEGSTPSGHDYDRPIVILSTLRLNKIQLLNNGKQIIGFPGSTLNQLEKMLKPYDREPHSVIGSSCIGASVVGGICNNSGGSLVQRGPAYTEMALYAQIDAQGELQLINHLGINLGNTPEEILRRLEQGNYQASDVEQGTQQASDHEYATRVRDIDASTPSRFNADPRRLFEASGCAGKLAVFAVRLDTFPSEKKQQVFYIGTNQTQVLTELRRAILRDFKHLPIAGEYMHRDIFDIAEIYGKDTFVMINSMGTNNMPRFFTLKGKIDARLNKVPFLVDHLSDRIMQGFSRVLPNHLPKRLKMYRNKYEHHLLLKMSGEGIAEAQQFLKDYFATAEGNFITCTADEGKKAFLHRFAAAGAAVRYHAMHADKVEDILPLDIALPRNEENWFETLPPEIDQCLVAKLYYGHFLCHVFHQDYIVKKGVDTQALKQKMLALLNDKGAEYPAEHNVGHLYFAKPALKAFYRQIDPTNSFNPGIGKTSKLKFWQE; encoded by the coding sequence ATGAATCAATCCAATGATGATAAGACGCAAATCTTGCTAAATAAATTGCAGCAGATTGTGGGCGCTCGTGGCCTACTCACTGGCGAGCGGCAAACCGAGCGATATCGTACAGGCTTTCGATCGGGCGGCGGCGCGGCACTTGCGGTGGTATTCCCTGCAACGTTATTGCAACAATGGCAATTGCTACAAGCCTGTGTCGCGGCCGATACCATTGTCATCATGCAGGCGGCCAATACCGGACTCACAGAGGGATCGACCCCTAGCGGCCATGATTACGACAGGCCAATTGTGATACTGAGTACTTTGCGCCTCAACAAAATTCAGTTGTTGAATAATGGCAAACAAATCATTGGATTCCCTGGCAGCACCTTAAATCAGTTAGAAAAAATGCTGAAACCTTATGATCGTGAGCCACATTCCGTTATTGGCTCCTCATGTATTGGTGCTTCAGTCGTGGGCGGTATTTGTAATAATTCGGGCGGTTCCTTAGTTCAACGCGGACCGGCCTACACTGAAATGGCACTGTATGCACAAATTGATGCTCAAGGTGAATTACAGCTAATTAATCATCTAGGCATTAATTTAGGCAATACACCGGAAGAGATTTTACGACGCTTAGAACAGGGTAATTATCAAGCCAGTGATGTTGAGCAAGGTACGCAACAAGCCTCAGACCACGAATATGCGACTCGGGTAAGGGACATTGATGCCTCGACACCTTCTCGCTTTAATGCCGATCCACGGCGTTTATTTGAGGCTTCTGGCTGCGCAGGTAAATTAGCGGTATTTGCCGTACGCTTGGATACCTTCCCTAGTGAGAAAAAGCAGCAAGTTTTTTATATCGGCACCAATCAAACTCAAGTATTGACTGAGCTGCGCCGCGCTATTTTACGTGATTTTAAACATTTACCGATCGCCGGTGAATATATGCACCGTGATATTTTTGATATCGCCGAAATTTACGGGAAAGATACATTTGTGATGATCAATAGCATGGGCACTAATAACATGCCTCGTTTCTTCACATTGAAAGGCAAGATTGATGCACGCCTCAACAAAGTTCCTTTTCTAGTCGATCATTTATCTGATCGGATAATGCAAGGTTTTAGCCGAGTACTGCCTAATCATTTACCGAAGCGCCTTAAAATGTATCGGAATAAGTATGAGCACCATTTATTACTTAAAATGTCAGGAGAAGGTATTGCTGAGGCGCAGCAATTTTTGAAAGATTACTTTGCGACGGCGGAGGGTAACTTTATAACCTGTACAGCAGATGAAGGTAAAAAAGCCTTTTTACACCGCTTTGCCGCCGCAGGTGCAGCGGTACGCTATCACGCTATGCATGCCGATAAAGTAGAAGACATTCTGCCGTTAGACATTGCCCTACCAAGAAATGAAGAAAATTGGTTTGAAACTCTGCCACCCGAAATAGATCAATGTTTGGTCGCCAAACTCTATTACGGCCATTTTTTGTGCCACGTTTTCCATCAAGATTATATTGTGAAGAAAGGCGTGGATACCCAAGCGTTAAAACAAAAAATGCTGGCACTGTTGAACGATAAAGGGGCGGAGTATCCAGCAGAACACAATGTCGGGCATCTTTATTTCGCCAAACCTGCATTGAAAGCGTTTTATCGGCAGATAGACCCAACGAATAGTTTTAATCCTGGGATAGGTAAAACGTCAAAACTTAAGTTTTGGCAGGAATAA
- the cyaB gene encoding class IV adenylate cyclase — protein sequence MSEHFVGQFEIELKFRLSDIAQLHEQLKQHEAIPFTLDNHEKDIYLEANGEDLANQKISMVLREMNPSGIRLWIVKGPGTERCEACNIEDIDKVKSMLGTLGYQPAFILEKRRSIYFVGKFHVTIDSLVGLGDFAEIAIMTDDAAATNELEIECWQLANKLGLLPEKQEHRSYRQLLGF from the coding sequence ATGAGCGAGCATTTTGTTGGCCAATTTGAAATTGAGCTTAAGTTTAGGTTATCGGATATTGCACAGTTGCATGAACAATTGAAGCAACATGAAGCTATACCTTTTACTTTGGATAATCATGAAAAAGACATCTATCTGGAAGCCAATGGCGAGGATTTAGCCAATCAAAAGATCAGCATGGTGCTGCGAGAGATGAACCCATCAGGCATTCGGTTATGGATAGTTAAAGGGCCGGGAACCGAGCGTTGTGAAGCCTGCAATATCGAAGATATCGACAAAGTAAAAAGCATGTTAGGAACATTAGGATATCAACCTGCTTTTATACTAGAAAAAAGGCGAAGTATTTATTTCGTTGGTAAATTCCATGTCACTATCGACAGTTTAGTTGGGCTGGGTGATTTTGCTGAAATAGCCATTATGACGGATGATGCCGCTGCAACTAATGAGTTAGAGATAGAATGCTGGCAGTTAGCGAATAAGTTGGGATTATTGCCAGAAAAACAAGAACATCGTTCATATCGGCAATTATTAGGATTTTAG
- the yajD gene encoding HNH nuclease YajD, which produces MAYIPKNYTRLESGYREKALKIYPWVCGRCSREFVYSNLRELTVHHVDHDHSNNPEDGSNWEMLCLFCHDHEHSKYTEADQYGSTVIAGDDAQNDQGVATHNPFANLKSMMKK; this is translated from the coding sequence ATGGCATATATACCGAAGAATTATACCCGTCTGGAAAGTGGTTATCGGGAGAAAGCATTAAAGATTTACCCATGGGTCTGTGGTAGATGTTCACGCGAGTTTGTTTATTCCAACCTACGAGAACTGACGGTTCATCATGTTGATCATGACCACAGTAATAATCCAGAAGATGGCAGTAATTGGGAAATGTTGTGCCTATTTTGCCATGATCATGAGCACTCTAAATACACCGAAGCGGATCAATATGGCTCAACCGTGATTGCGGGTGACGATGCTCAAAATGATCAGGGCGTGGCAACTCATAATCCATTCGCTAATCTAAAGTCCATGATGAAGAAGTAA